The Drosophila bipectinata strain 14024-0381.07 chromosome 3L, DbipHiC1v2, whole genome shotgun sequence region GCAGAAAGATGAAAAATCGATCTATAAAACAAATAAGGTATTCTTCTAATAAATCGATAGTTGATagttggcaaagatatagccactgGGTCTTATTGCCTGTCAATGGATTATTCCGAAATTTGAAGGAAACTCACCATAATTATTCTAATACGAATGataaataatactaaaaatgtaaatttagGAACATTTAATGGCGTTTATTGGTCCTTTAAATAAGAACAGGGGCGGCGGCTGAGGCATAGTGCAATGGAGCATTGTACGCCAGAGGAGAAGTGTATGTGAGGGGAGCGGCAAGGGAAGCAGCGACAGGAGTAGCCAAAGGAGCTGTGGCGTACTTGGCGATCACGGGAGCTGCCACCTGGGCGACAACTGGAGCAGCAGCGATTCCATTATAGTTCCTGGCGATTACCTGGCTGCTGGTAGCAGTCACAACTGGGGCAGGAGCAGCAACCACGGCGGCAGGAGCGGTGTAGGCCAGAGGAGCGGAGTAGGCCAGAGGCGCAGTGTAGGCTAGAGGAGCTCCCAGGAGTCCTGGCTTGGCAGCGGCACAGGCGACAATAGCGAGGATGACAACAGCCTGaagatggaaaaaaaattaaattactttatCCATGTTTTCTACGCCAAAAACTCACGGATTTGAACATGTTGATGGTGGTTTTGTTTTGATGTTTGCGGCTCGGAAACTTGAACTTGTCTGATATCATTGAACACCTCCTGCAGACCTATTTATACTCCGATGGTATACTGGAATGTGACCTCAAACCATTAGCTCAGTGTCCAATATCAGCTATTCCACTCTCAGCAGTGGGAAACCACATAAATAATGGTAGAGTGCGAATGGAAGCAAATGAAGATGAGTCCAGCATTTAAATGAAGGCAATGTGTCAGAGCTGAAGACTCTTTTTGGGTATAAATACACTCGGCCAGAGGTGGTGGATTATCAATCAGATATCAGCCTTCCCAAGAAGAAAACCAATCAAATTAAGTAAAGATGTTCAAATACGTAAGTTACTTATAGGAAGCTGGATATCAAGAAGTGGAAGTAAGAGTTACCTTTATTTTACAGGCCGTTGTTGTCCTCGCCATCGTTGCCTGTGCTGCTGCCAAGCCAGGACTTCTGGGAGCTCCTCTGGCCTACACTGCGCCCTTGGCTTACTCCGCACCCCTGGCTTACCCCGCTCCTGCCGCCGTGGTTGCTGCTCCTGCCCCAGTTGTCACCGCCACCAGCAGCCAGGTGATCGCCAGGAACTACAACGGAATCGCAGCTGCTCCAGTTGTTGCCCCAGTGGCAGCTCCAGTGATCGCCAAGTACGCCGCTGCTCCGATTGCTGCTCGCCTGGCTGCTCCTGTGGCTACTCCTTTTGCTGCTCCACTTATTGCCAAATACGCCGCAGCTCCCCTGGCTGCCCCTCTCGCTTACTCCTCTCCACTGCTGCTGTAAAGCTTCAAATTCTTAAATAAAGATGACAATGACTGActacccacaaaaaaaatgatttttcttttttatttgcttatatacaatattaaatatttatttttgaaaagagTTGAGTCAAAGAATATAAGACCCTCTCTCTTGTATGGCAACTTATTTATGTTTTCAGAATTATTCCAAGTGTAGAGCCATAATCCTGGCAAATGCGCCCTGGGCTCGAGGTTATTTGTTAGTTTCGCGTTTCCGCTTATCTAGAACGCTTTCATGGCGCATTTCATGCATTGATGCACAATTTAAATGGCCATTTTTGCGTTGGCGCGTTTAGATAGAAGATGCCAGTTCTTTGCCAGCTGCCAGAAGGCAAAGGAAGCGCCCAAAAAAATGAGAATCCCCGGCATATGTTATCGCCTGACACGAGAATGAAAATCCGGCCCACATCCTCAAGGATTTGTGCGTTGGCGCTTGTCTTCGATTTCCGCAGGAACGTCAAGGGCGTTGGTGTGCCTTTAATTTGATTAGTCGTAACTTTTGATTAAAAACCCGAAAATTTCAAGGGAAAAACTACATTGCATACATAATAAATCCTACCTTCAAGATGAAAGTCACCTCAAAACCGAAATGTATGCGAGTGCAGCCAAAATATTAAAGCAAAAAGTAGATACGCGACGTTTGCGTCCACTCGtctaaataattaaaagttcGCCCTTGCCCAAAGTCCACGCCTTCTTTTTTCCGTTGGTTAcgtttttgtttgccattttttaaTTGCTGTTAATGGCAAAAACAAGCAAAACAGGACACAACGTCGTCTGCGGAAATTCGGTAGAATTTGAGGAGCGGGCAGGACGAAATTTCTCCCAAAGTTACACggattttgcattaaaaaagaGCCCGCGCATGTCGAGACAGGActtgcaataaaaaatatatatttttgaagttaAAAAAGGAATTATTAAATACCCTAACAGAAAATCAAACCTaacagaaatatatattttttttaaactagaaaaattttagttttttagaaACCTTTTAACTTAAACCTGTTTTATACCTATTTCCCAGAGAGAGGGATTTCCAATTTAAAGAAATCtagatttttataaattaaatttataatttattcatgttttaatttgaatctttttttttgtagaaagGGTATAACAAATGTGAAGGCCAGAAGCAAAGATAAAGTTACTACGACTGAACAGCAaccagattcagattcagaatCTGCTGCCTTTACATCCAAACGACCCGGAACAGGACGAAAAGCAAGACCTGGTACTGTAACAGTACCAGGGACCAGTACCAGGGAGCAGTACGAGGACCTAGTTACAAAAGTTTATGACTTGTTTATGTTCGTTGCTGTGCCCCTCAGCTTGCTGTTTGTTTGCTTGTCGGTATGTGCTCTCTGCTTTCTGCTGGCTGTTAATTTTGTTTGCCGACAAGGCGCAAAATGGTTGAATAATGGCCAGCCGACATTTCGCTTTATGTTTGACTTGGCTGCAACACGAAATCTGATGCAGGATGCTTCAAAAAAACAGGACTACAACATCCGGAATATGTTGGCTAAGATTATTTTCTTGTTAGCCATTTAATTTGATAATGCAAAAGGATTACCGGAGTTAACAAGGTGTAATGTCTAATTAGTGTGttttaaatttacataaatttgACCTTTCTGTGCATTTTTAGGAAATTCGGCGTAATTATAACTAGAGTAGAGAGCTTTCTGTCtgcttttttattaatttcccTGGAATATCTAGAGTTTAGAATATATTTATCCTTTtcagttaattagttttatatatttagatacacctaattaaatttttcttccGAAATCCAATCTGTGCAAGCCACTTGCAAAATTCCCTGGAAAATAAATTCCATAAAAACTTGGCTAATGATCCCAGACAAAGGCCTATCTTGGGCCTTATGCTTTTCGGCCACGTCCAGGGATAAGAAGGAGGCGTGTGTATCCTCCTCGTCGGCCTATCTATATGGCTAATTAGGCTAAACAAATTATGGAATATGATTAATAGAGAGCACGGGCTGGCAATTAACTTTTTGCGATAAATACAATGGAATATATATAGGCGCAATATATATGCGTATAAATTAACGTGCCGTGGAATTGCAGGAATCCAGATTTATTGACCCCGCCCACAAAAGACAAACTGGCCCCGGGGGGCTGTTTTGAAGGAAGGATTCGTCCTGCGATTTAACAATTCACGTTGTGACATTTGCATTTTTGATTGCCTTAATATTTCTTGCAatgcttttggcttttgtttatgGCCAACACCGTCCGTTGCGGTAGGTGTTTCAACCACCctgaaccgaaaaaaaaataacagccATCAGAAAAAGTTAAGACTCTGGAAACGTGTCGTGTAAATTAAAAAGGTTTTGGGTGTTTTCGGTTTAccgttttgccaaaaaaaaaaaaaaaatgatttgcCAAAGGTCATCGAGACTTTAAAATTTTCCCAGCAAAGTTTTATGCTAATCATTATGGGATTTTTTGGGCGTGACAAGGTCTAATTATTTCGGGTTTTGGTCAGCTCAtcggacttttttttaaatcggaGTCAATGTCATTTACTTAAAATGCCACCAAGGggaaaaattcaatgaaaaggATTCTTGTTTTTCAATGGGGGATTAAATATGTGGTAGAAGTTCAAGCAACCGAAGACAATGGACCTGTGTATTATATTTCCAGGCAATTGTTTATGGAGTCCCCCGAATTCGAGAAGCACAGGAGgcatttctttattttcggTGGGGAGATTCGTGCTCAAGTGGCGGCcaacattaaaataaagaaagcgCCGCATGAtaaaaggaaaggaaaaggCGAATCCCTAGCCGCAGGGGCGAAAACTCCCACACACAGAGGCAGATTACTCCAAAGGATTCCGGACTCCGGATAGAGGCCTCGGGACTTCAGGACTCGAGGAGTGACGTGCTTGGCGCTGCAACATCAGTAGCAGCAGCACTTAACCTTGGCTGTATACCGAGGACACGGCACTCGAGTTATGAATTAAACCCTGCGACGAATCCTCCTACGAACCATGCTTCGAGTCCTTCCCGCTGAGATAGGTATCTCCCACACATTCATCTCTGCATCTCTGCGAAAACTTTAACCCAAAAGGCTCAAAGGACTAAATGTGGCTCTCTGGCATTGGAGCGAAAGCTTTACGTTGCCTATTTTCCATTCAGCAAATGCTCTTAGATGAAAGCTTTCTCCCAAGAGTTGGGCTAGAGAAAGTCACAGAGAATATTTTGGAATATTATATGGGAAATGTTTGTGGGGTTATCAAATTTATTATGagttcatttttaaaaattgactATATTAATTACTGAGAAAACACAACTTTtgatagttattttttttatttttaatagattgcttcttgtaaaaatttataattattggtattattgtattattaaatatttatattttatgtattatttctttggtgttttttgtaCCAAAAAGTTATGGTGGATGGTTTTTACTTACCACCATTCCCCCCAGCGAATTGGAACATCGTGTCTGCCTGTagttgtttaattaaaaataattactttaaataataattactatttaattacaaataacTATAGTACAATTAATATTTGTTGCACCACaaagttaattatttttgggCTCTTTTTTGGGTTCGAGTATCCGATAATTGGCTGTAATAAGGTAAAGTTTTTGGAGCATTTTGTCTGCCTCCGCGGTGGTCATGGCAAAAACGTGGATCATTCCCGACTCGTGGACCCGGGCAGCCACTCCAGGCATTGTCTTGTCTACATAGTAGACATAGTGCATGTCGGACTGGAGAGGCTCCGAGCCCAAGGAGTATGCGTCGCTGAATGGAGTAAGACCGATCCCCCAGGGATAATAGGCTACCGACACGAGGCGCAAATGGAGCAGCTTGTGGGCCGGTGTGGCCTTGAAATTAATCTGACCCGTTAGCTTAAACATTAGCTCCCGTTGGGTTTCGGCCAGCATGTTCGGGCCCCTACTATTGATGATCATCATGGTGCCATTGGACCAAATCCAGGCTATCTGGGTGGCCACAAAACGCTTTTGGATCACATCGATGTCGGTGCTATAGATAGAATTATCCAGCCGATTGACAGCTGCTTTAAGGATAATGTTTCGGTTTAAATGTAGAGTACAGAACATCTTGCAGAATCTCATCTCGATGCGTAGACGGAGGTCCTCCACTTTGCGTTTAGTGGGACGTCGAAGAATCCTGATCTTCGAGAGACATTTATCCAAGTGCGCTGGGAGCGGTGGCAGGATCAAGGAGCGCCTCAAGTTCTCGGCGGACTTGCAGCCAAACTGCTGGTCCCACTGAGTGCGCAGTTTCTTGGCATGCGGATCCCTGAACTCTGTCATATTTTGATCGATGATGTCCTCAAAGTCCTCGAGACGCACTCGGAAGCTATTTTGCCAGCCATTCTCTGGAATAGGATTCCGTTTATTTGCTTGATTTCCTTCAGAGGGGGCTTTTAGCTTCTCCATGCTAATGGCAGTCTCAAAGTCGACGGCTTCCGGTGCTGTGGAGCTTTGCTGGGGCATAGACCTATTCTCGGCATTGATAATCGCCTGCAGCTGCTGCGAAACAGTAACGCTGCACTTCTGCAACCATTCCTGGATGGCACCCTCGTCCTGCGGCTTGGGCGGCACCGGTCCTATATCCTTGACATCCAAAATGATGGGTCGTTCTGGTCTGTAGTCCTCAACAGGTAGCTTATACCCATCTTCATTTGGTTCCCTTTTGACAAATGGCAAAGTAACATCAGACATAAATGGTACAGTAGCTCCAGGCACAACGTCGTCATCATCCATTGGTTCCGGTTTGATATCCGGAATGTACATCATGGGTACTACTTTCATTACTGGGTATATGGGCATAATTGGATCCACGGGTTCTTTCGGAGGAAGTTGTTTTCTGACCTGCCTTACAACATTTCTTTTAATGTTGgggttaaaaatattatacagAAGATTATGGCGTTTGGGATAGTCCTTGGCgacatttaaaagaaaatcgaAATCATTTATGTCGCTTAAGGGTTCGGTTAGCCTCTCCGTTTTGATCCATTCCCTCAAGGCACGGGCCTCATCCGGCCCGATCTCCATAGAACTCATTGGCATTTCCACAACCTTTTCTCTTTGCTTGTTGTGGCTCTCTATATGCCTTTGCATATCCCATTCCTCCCAATCGAATAATTCCTCACCTGCAGGATCCAAAGTGTCCTTTGAGGCGTCCTCCTTCTCAGGCTCTTTCTCAGGCTCCTTCTCAGGCTCCTTCTCAGGTTCCTTCTCAGGCTCCTTCTCAGGCTCCTTCTCAGGCTCCTTCGCAGGCTCAGGCACCACGATTGATTGATCGACGTTGTGCTGACCACCCACTAAACAAATTGGCCATTCCGCTTTGGAAATGGGTACCGAATCTCTTTTTGCCTTCATGTAGATATCCACAAGGTCTTGTGAGCTAGGAAGATCCAGTAAGTGATCTAAAATTGATCTTCGTATCGGCGAAATGGGACGAAACTTCTGGTCCATCAGCCAATCCCACTCGATGTCTCGACCACTCGACTTTTTAATGGTTTTCTTGATCGCTGGTTTTTTTATGGTCTTGCGTGGCTTTGGAGGCGGTTTATCCTTAAACTTGGTTGGCAAGCGACGAGGCTTTACCACCCGATGAGTGCTTGTCGGTTGCCTATGCTTCCAGTCGGGTATAACATGCGTAGGCGAGTCCTCGTCGAGGCCAAAATTGAGCACCACACCGCCAATGGAGTATTTATTTGGAATTGGGTTAAACATTGGGGCACTATAAggtattattttagaataaaataataattataataataattaagctTTAATCTTACCAAAGTATGGGGTTTATGTAGGTATCTACTGGCTCTTCTTTGGGCTTCAGTAGGCTAAAATAAGAAATTCTTGAAAgacattttataattctttGAAAGACATTCAACAggttattaaatttaaatatgtataCACATATTTATAgtaccagaaaaaaaataccttaAGATGACTCAGCAAGATGAGTCTTTTGGCTCTTCTattaaagattaaataaaattcttatatttattttatttatacaaactAAATTTTCTTTATCCTTACCAATCATATTCGACAGCATTTTTCGGGCTTGAGCTTGTTTTGCTTCTCTTAGTGTACTTTCGTTTGGGTTTCTTCTCAACCGATGGTTTTATTGCAAAAATGGATGGCCCTTCATCGTCTTCATATTCATCCGCTAATTCGGCCTTCTTTTTATCTTCCAAGTCCAACTCCTTGAGGACCTCTTCATTAAACAAATTCTTTATGTACTCTTCATCTGCGTCAGATTCGGACTCCGAAAGGTCCAGGATAATGGGTTCAATGGTTTTCGGTTTATCAGGCACGGGCTTTGGTTCCGGCTTGACTTTTCTTGGACGCGGCATTTTGAAAAGAAGACTAATtaagatttttatgcagaaagaAGTTTTTTGTATGTATATTAGTAATATTTTGCACGTGACGACATGTCAGAACTTTTCTCTTCACAAAATGACAGATCCGTGTTGGAAAATCCTTTTAGTGTTGGGTACTCGtaattaaggggttatataccttttttattttcaaaaaaacgaaaatttttttagtggtttatcttgaagaacaactccttgagaacattctcccaaattttcatagagattggagcagtagaaaaaaagttacagcgctcctaatcGCACGCCTCGttgcggccttgaactgatcttgaaactttaaacgcgaatatgtcgaaatggtgtttcttgaaaaatgactttgcggtgacatggattggcggaaaactactgaaccgatttacttcaaatttttttaaaatgttcgtaatgaaattctcttgtgcttgaacgatcgacttttcacgcgcaaacttttttttcggcgaaataaattttttaaaacatttttttttttttttttttttttttttaaaacgctgccatatccaaacaaaaacaaaaaattttaaaatcgatcgttcaagcacaagagattactctaaactaatgaaatatttttacttttatggtttaagttgacctgtttgacctggggaaatgtcaccgcaaggctctaaaaaaaaaaaggcctctaagggaaacagccaccccttaaaaactatttaatatttttccaccaaattttgcacaaacattgttaataaagtgtactatcaaaaaattaaaacatccgtgtaattaaataattgctacatacctaaaaaaaaaatccgaactttgctcattttcttcgacaaagaaggtatataaccccttaaagccAAAATATACCAGAAAAAAACCATATACTAAAAGATCAGTAAGAGCTTAGCCATAcgtctgattctgattctgagTGTCTGATTCACGATGATACGAAATCatttggtttatttatttaatcaaGACATAGTAAAAtgtgaattttttattttaaaattgttttagtTTCCTCTGATATATTGAGTCTACTTTCGGGGataatacttttatttaaaggaAACTGCATTGGGAATTGTGCAAAAAGTATCGCATACTTTTAGAGCTGATTGTGGGCCCATACAAAAAacgatcaaaaattaaaaacttttcggTTAACTCACTCCCAAAACTCCGGAGTCCGGATGGCTTTTGATTTGGCCACTTTTTCTTTTGCCGTTTGTCTTCAGGTAACACAGACACATGCACTTTACCCATATGAACCGAAATACAGAAACAGTCAGGTagttaaaacttttaaattgcGGGCGGGGCTGGGATCATTTGTGATTTCTGCCGTCTGGGCGCAgcaaataaaaagctgaaaagtGGTAACAGAAAGCTGGGAAAACTCCAAGTTACAGGCATTGCAAAAGTGCTCTGTCACTGCTCATTTGTTgctaataattataaaagttttCCCCAGACCACCCAACCCCCAGCTCTTCTATGAAGTGACATAAGTACCGAacaaatatatagaaaaacaCTTGCCAGACTATCTGTCTGATGGAAAAAGGGTAGCAAAAGTTTAGCTTACTAACGCTTCATTCACAATTGTTTAGTTTACAGAAGTTTTTTGTAgtatttggcttttttttcttgttatatccaaaaatatttgtaaagtcCTTTTCAATGCTGATGCATTTAGCTCAGATTTCGCTGGAAATAGTTTTGCAGCCACGGCTCGGCCTAAAAGCCCGgagtattaaatttttatttgcttacTTCATAACAATAGTGGATTGGAATAGAGAGTGGTGTGGAGCGGCCTGGTGGGGTGGGTATCCTATATAAGTCATTTAGTTTGTGGACTTGGAGCATGGCCAGAATGCTTGGATGGCAAACAAGTCGAACAAAGCGAGCGCCAAATTGCCTTAAAAGCCTTTTCAAGTCAAAAGTTTTGCCTGTTTGCGCATAATTATTTAGCCATgacataaacaaaaaaccaaggAGCCCATAAAGTATTTACTGTAATGATTAtagaaataaatgtttttatttagaatatttaaaaaaccagtattaatttattattattcccTGGGGCCATTGGTATGTTGATGATGGCGGTGGTGGGTCCGGATCGGGATCCATTTCTTCCTCATCTATATCCACCTCCTCCCTATCCGATAAATTGCCGTCCTCATCTCCGAACTTTAACCTTTCCAACAATTCCATTTGGGTCCTCAAAATGGCATGCACCACCAAAGTCCTTTCGATGCGTTCCCGGTACAGTAACTGGTGCAATTTTTGGTCCACCGGCTCTCTGGATCGAAAGGTCAACGACAGATGCTTTTGCATCTGCGCCTTGGGGCCGATCCTTTCCCGGTTGTATAGCTTCCGCCGGATGTTCTGCGCCACTGTGCGATTGTTCCGCTTGTAGCCCCTTTTCCAGTGGAACAGTTTCATGATAAAGTTGATGGCATCCGCGTATTCCACTCGTAAGAATTCCCAGTAAGTTATGCGGTGAATGTTCTTGCGATCCCTTTGGGTCTTGGCATCGGCCAGATGTCGCTCCAGCATAGACATAATCATATTAAGGAGCAGTGCTTTCACCACAAACCCTAGTACGGCGTAAAGTACAATCCCGAGCCATCTGCCGCAAACTATGAAATCGCGCAGGGCAATACTGTAGCCGAAAGAAAAGCAGGTCACTGAAATAATACCCGCCTTCAGGTTGGCAACGGTCGGTGAAAAGTTGCCATTCGTGATGACTGCTGAGGTGCCGATAGACATCATGAAAATGACAGTCACGATAAAGGTGGAGATCAAGGTGCCTCCGGCCCGGCTGAGGGTTTTGTTGAACAGCTGAAATGACCTCGCAAACTGCATCACTCGCCACAGACGCATAGTGATCAGGGCCACCGTAAAGCCCAATATAACGTACACCACATCGTTGAACCGGAGTGGCCTGTGAAAGTCTACAAACTCAACATTCACCGAATTTTCCAGTTCACGGATCATCTTGGCGACCAACTTATCCCGCCTCGCCATGGCTGCCACAAGCAGGACACTGAGCGTCAAGGTTATCGCATCCAGCTTGGTCCAAATGTTGCGCAACCGGGACGGCTCGAACCAGACCTTGACGAAAAACAATTTGGCAAATTGCAGCCAGCAGATCAGAAATATAAACAAGACAGCCATGCCAAAAGCCGAGAAGTCACGCATCCTTTCCACGAAAACGACACTGTCCACCTCCATATGGGTGACACTCGACCCGAAGGGGAACTGCTCCAGCCACAGTGTGCACACGCTGAAGACATTCCCATCCGCATTGTACAGGGTAAAGTCAATGAACAACGCAGACGTGTTTCGATCCAGCCAGTTCTTCCTCTTCAGGTACCTCATAATTATCAGACTCTTGTTCCGGCTATCTGACAGGGTGTTCTGGTATCCGATCGACTCGGGATAGCTCATGAAGTGACCGTAATGGTTGATCCGAAACAAGATGTGGTCCATCACAGTGGACTCGCGCATCACCCAGGGCTGATGAATTTTCCAGAACTTGTCCGTATAGGATTCCCTTGCATATGGCAGTTTCCAGCCCTCGGAGTAGTCCTTCTCATCGAATTCGAGATCTTCCAAGCCCACATGCCGGTCAAGGGCTCTCAACTGCCGCAATCTCGCCAAGCCCAGCATTTTTGTACCCTCAGCATGGGCCCAAGGAGCTGCTCCACCGCTATCTGACTGATCCGTGAACGCCTTTATTATGGAGGTCTCAAGAAAAGGGTATATTTTGGGCAGGACGAACACGTTGGACAACCCAACCGTGCCACTATGATTACGTTCAAAGAGATCCTTGGTAATTGTGTTGTTATAGTAGAGCAGATTATCAAAGATGACTAATACGAAGATGAGCATGACCAAAAATAATCTTCCAAAGATTAGCAGCTCTGCAGTAATCATTCTGTATTTCACGTTGAGCTTCTCATACCGATGCCTTTCCGAGATCATCAATTGACTTTTTAAACTCTGGAGCTCTCTGCGCAAGTTTCCCATCAAAGTCTCGACTCTGGCAGTGGCATCGGTCGTTATGGTAGCATGATGGGCTGGCCACAGGGCTAAATCGAGTGCTATAATGGCAAATCGAATGGGTACTACAATCACGATCTGGACCAGGCACACCGCCATAAACACTATCATCATCTTGTTCACCTTGACAGTCTCGTGCGAAAATCCCGAGAACTTACAAATGCAGAAGACACACGCAGCTATTATGAAGAACGTTAGGAAGAATATAGCATTACTATCTTTTGCTTGGACCATCTTGGAACTACAatactttctttcttttatttggaATGTGGACTTAATATGAACGACTACTTTGATtaaatcctttttattttgtcaGCTGCCTGCCACTCCCCAAAAACCCATGAAGTAGTCACCTGTTTTTCCCGCAGCTTCAGTAGTTTTCAGTTGCCCCGACTGGCTTTAATTTCTCTCCTCTGCTGGTTGTTAGTTAACCTTGCTGGTTTCTGCCCTTGTCGGGTGCAAGCCGTGTACAAATTATTGTGCTATCAGTGGCACCTCAATGGGCTTCCAGCAGTTGCCACTTAGGGCAGCCGACAGGCGCAGCTGCAGCTCCACCACAAACCATCCACCACTTCCATGCCCCACACGGATGTTGCAGCACCCGTCTCTCTGTGAGTTCTCGGAGCTTGGGATGGCAATAAAATTCCTAAACCTTTTTTGACAAATGAAACGTGCAACAAACAAGACGCCCAAGCAGCTGCAAGCGGCAAAGCAATCCGGACGAGTCCTTAGCCAGCCAGGATAGAGGTCCTGGGACCCTGAAAACGGCAGACGGGATCCGGGACTGAGCCCGGCTCGAGTGCCAACAAAGATTTATGCATTTTACAGGGCAGACTACGCTTTATGCGAAACTAAACGGCAAACAGTTTGAGTGAGGAAAGCTTTCACTCTCTCTACACTGCAAGAAATATTCTAGTGTTCCCGCATACCAAATATCTCAATGAAAATAATCCTTGAAATATCCTTTTTCTGAGTGCTGCACTTCAGTGCTCTGTGCTAAAGCGGAAATGAAGCATCACATGCACCATGCCCCACTCGGATCCGGGTTCCTGGGGGGCGAGGAAGTCTATTGTGCCTTTTAATAGACTGAACTACACAGCTTCCGAGCCTGAGCCCCGGCATCCTGGCACTTTGTTTGCCGGCAAACATTTGTGCAGCTTATTAATATGCACGCCCCGCACCCACTCCCTGCCTCTGTCCCGTTCAGATTAGCTGGAAATGCAGGTGTGGGCTCTGAAT contains the following coding sequences:
- the brv1 gene encoding polycystin-2-like protein 2, whose product is MVQAKDSNAIFFLTFFIIAACVFCICKFSGFSHETVKVNKMMIVFMAVCLVQIVIVVPIRFAIIALDLALWPAHHATITTDATARVETLMGNLRRELQSLKSQLMISERHRYEKLNVKYRMITAELLIFGRLFLVMLIFVLVIFDNLLYYNNTITKDLFERNHSGTVGLSNVFVLPKIYPFLETSIIKAFTDQSDSGGAAPWAHAEGTKMLGLARLRQLRALDRHVGLEDLEFDEKDYSEGWKLPYARESYTDKFWKIHQPWVMRESTVMDHILFRINHYGHFMSYPESIGYQNTLSDSRNKSLIIMRYLKRKNWLDRNTSALFIDFTLYNADGNVFSVCTLWLEQFPFGSSVTHMEVDSVVFVERMRDFSAFGMAVLFIFLICWLQFAKLFFVKVWFEPSRLRNIWTKLDAITLTLSVLLVAAMARRDKLVAKMIRELENSVNVEFVDFHRPLRFNDVVYVILGFTVALITMRLWRVMQFARSFQLFNKTLSRAGGTLISTFIVTVIFMMSIGTSAVITNGNFSPTVANLKAGIISVTCFSFGYSIALRDFIVCGRWLGIVLYAVLGFVVKALLLNMIMSMLERHLADAKTQRDRKNIHRITYWEFLRVEYADAINFIMKLFHWKRGYKRNNRTVAQNIRRKLYNRERIGPKAQMQKHLSLTFRSREPVDQKLHQLLYRERIERTLVVHAILRTQMELLERLKFGDEDGNLSDREEVDIDEEEMDPDPDPPPPSSTYQWPQGIIIN